In Streptomyces dangxiongensis, one DNA window encodes the following:
- the hemB gene encoding porphobilinogen synthase, protein MSKYGSFPGTRPRRLRTSPVMRRMVAETRLHPADFILPAFVREGVSEPVPIAAMPGVVQHTRDSLKKAALEAVEAGISGIMLFGVPEEGKKDALGTVGTDPDGILQVALRDVRAEVGDDLLVMADLCLDEFTDHGHCGVLDAEGRVDNDATLERYAEMAQVQADAGAHVVGPSGMMDGQIGVIRDALDQIGREDVAVLAYTAKYSSAFYGPFREAVASSLQGDRKTYQQDPANWRESLRELELDLAEGADMVMVKPAGPYLDILARVADAVDVPVVAYQISGEYAMIEAAAEKGWIDRDRAVFETLTGIKRAGARNILTYWATEVARKLR, encoded by the coding sequence ATGTCGAAGTACGGATCGTTCCCCGGTACCCGTCCCCGGAGGCTGCGGACCTCGCCCGTCATGCGGCGGATGGTCGCCGAGACGCGGCTGCACCCCGCCGACTTCATCCTTCCGGCGTTCGTCCGGGAGGGCGTCAGTGAGCCGGTGCCCATCGCGGCGATGCCAGGGGTCGTGCAGCACACCCGGGACAGCCTGAAGAAGGCCGCGCTGGAGGCCGTGGAGGCCGGGATCTCCGGGATCATGCTGTTCGGCGTGCCGGAGGAGGGCAAGAAGGACGCCCTGGGCACGGTCGGGACCGACCCGGACGGGATCCTCCAGGTGGCGCTGCGCGACGTGCGGGCCGAGGTCGGCGACGACCTGCTCGTGATGGCGGACCTGTGCCTGGACGAGTTCACCGACCACGGGCACTGCGGGGTGCTGGACGCCGAGGGGCGGGTCGACAACGACGCCACCCTGGAACGGTACGCCGAGATGGCACAGGTGCAGGCCGACGCCGGCGCCCATGTCGTGGGCCCCAGCGGGATGATGGATGGCCAGATCGGCGTCATCCGCGACGCGCTCGACCAGATCGGCCGCGAGGACGTCGCCGTCCTCGCCTACACCGCCAAGTACTCCTCGGCGTTCTACGGCCCCTTCCGCGAGGCCGTCGCGTCCTCGCTCCAGGGTGACCGCAAGACCTACCAGCAGGACCCGGCCAACTGGCGCGAGTCCCTGCGGGAGCTGGAACTGGACCTGGCCGAGGGCGCCGACATGGTGATGGTCAAGCCGGCCGGCCCCTACCTCGACATCCTCGCCCGGGTCGCGGACGCCGTCGACGTACCCGTCGTCGCGTATCAGATCTCCGGCGAGTACGCGATGATCGAGGCCGCCGCCGAGAAGGGCTGGATCGACCGCGACCGCGCCGTCTTCGAGACCCTCACCGGAATCAAGCGGGCCGGGGCGCGCAACATCCTCACCTACTGGGCCACCGAGGTGGCCCGGAAGCTGCGCTAG